A region of Arabidopsis thaliana chromosome 5, partial sequence DNA encodes the following proteins:
- the PP2-A14 gene encoding phloem protein 2-A14 (phloem protein 2-A14 (PP2-A14); CONTAINS InterPro DOMAIN/s: F-box domain, cyclin-like (InterPro:IPR001810), F-box domain, Skp2-like (InterPro:IPR022364); BEST Arabidopsis thaliana protein match is: phloem protein 2-A13 (TAIR:AT3G61060.1); Has 417 Blast hits to 411 proteins in 23 species: Archae - 0; Bacteria - 0; Metazoa - 0; Fungi - 0; Plants - 417; Viruses - 0; Other Eukaryotes - 0 (source: NCBI BLink).), with amino-acid sequence MGAASSSIVRSEPFAGKLCGLEDVPENCITAMFMYMEPPEICLLARVNKSFHRASRSDAVWEDKLPSNYKFLVRRILEDQQQVGVKDKLIYRKKEIYARLCRPNLFDTGTKEAWLDKRSGKVFLAISPKAMKITGIDDRRYWEHISSDESRFGSITYLRQIWWLEAVGKIRFEFAPGKYSLLFKIQLGKPIRKCGRKTCSLDQVHGWDIKPVRFQLSTSDGQCAMSERHLDESGRWVYHHAGDFVVENQNSPVWVKFSMLQIDCTHTKGGLCLDCVIICPFEYRGKYKYSD; translated from the exons ATGGGGGCGGCTTCATCGAGCATCGTCCGATCCGAACCTTTTGCCGGAAAGTTATGCGGCCTCGAAGATGTGCCTGAGAACTGTATAACAGCAATGTTCATGTACATGGAGCCACCGGAGATCTGCCTGCTTGCTAGGGTAAATAAATCATTTCATAGGGCGTCGAGATCCGATGCCGTGTGGGAAGACAAGCTTCCTAGTAACTACAAGTTTCTGGTCCGAAGAATTCTTGAAGATCAACAACAAGTAGGAGTAAAAGACAAACTTATTTACCGCAAGAAAGAGATCTATGCAAGGCTTTGCCGACCAAACCTCTTCGACACCGGCACAAAG GAAGCATGGTTGGACAAGAGAAGTGGGAAAGTGTTTTTGGCGATATCACCAAAGGCAATGAAGATAACCGGCATTGATGATCGCCGATATTGGGAACATATTTCTTCCGATGAATCCAG ATTTGGATCAATAACTTATCTCCGGCAAATATGGTGGTTAGAAGCAGTTGGAAAAATCAGATTCGAATTTGCACCCGGAAAATACAGTTTACTTTTCAAGATACAATTAGGCAAACCTATTAGAAAGTGTGGGAGGAAAACATGTAGTTTGGACCAAGTTCATGGCTGGGACATCAAACCGGTCCGGTTTCAGTTGTCTACATCGGATGGCCAATGCGCTATGTCGGAACGACATTTGGATGAGTCGGGGAGGTGGGTTTATCATCATGCGGGTGACTTCGTCGTAGAGAATCAGAACTCACCCGTTTGGGTCAAATTCTCTATGCTCCAGATAGATTGTACACATACCAAAGGTGGTTTATGTTTAGATTGTGTGATCATATGTCCATTTGAGTATAGAGGGAAATACAAATATTCCgattaa